In Phyllopteryx taeniolatus isolate TA_2022b chromosome 5, UOR_Ptae_1.2, whole genome shotgun sequence, the DNA window CTTTATTTGCAAGTGCATGCTTTGTGATAAGCTTGCAAAATTTTAAATAGTCATAAACTATGCCAATAATAatgcatgtatttttaaaatatagattATTTCCCATGAATAAAATGTGCATAAGTGTAATTGAAAATATGAGCAGCTGCAACCAACATAATCTTGTTCATTGCAGATTATTTAccaagtgtatatatataaaaaaaagaaatgtacacATTGGGCGGTCAAATACATGCTCCCTGCTCAGATTTGAGCCCACGAGGGGTTAATAATGGGCTTTCCTGTATTGCAAATGCGATTGCTGCATGTAAAGCGATTCGAGTAAACCGAGACAAGTTCGTCTTGGTTAAACCGAGAAGCAAAGTGTTGACCCCTGGCAACCTGATCCAGTGATGTTTTCAGGGGCTCTACATACATGGATTCACCGAAAAATGCTCACTCGGGTGGTCTGTGCGACACTTGAAAGGCAAAATATGGTAGGAGGCAACTACATTTCAACAGTTTTTGTGAGAAATTGTGTCCAGTACATTAATGGAGAAAAATACATCAAGAGACTTTTTACAATTTGAGTGTGATCCGAATGCTGAATTAAAAGgggatatttttatttgatgccAGTATGTTACAGGTTACTTGAGTAGGATTATAATGAATCTTCCCATGGCGTGAGGATATGTCTGTCAACGTGAGGGCTAAAATGGAAGTCTCATGACATTAATCTCCGCATGCGTGCACACGCGCTCTGTGTTTGTCTGCGGCATTGACATACTTACCACGTTCCTATCCGCatgtatgtaatgtaaacatttaaacattgagttcctccccccccctccccccctccccaaatgaACACATAGAATTGAAAGCAGCCCAAGTGGTGATTCCCAAGATGTTCCTTTTTGGATGGCTAGATGCTTTTAAGTGACGACAAGAAGTTGTGGATTGGTGTCATTACCTGCCCTTAAACTATGGCTCATTTCTGATAGCAGCACTGCATATTTGATTGGAGCTATTGTAAAGATAGTTAACAAATGGGAAGGTTTGATTTTTCAAGCACATTTCTACGTTTTCAACCAAAGAGGTAATGAGCCATTCCTATATCttctctattctattctattctattctaggCAGCATATTTATGAGGATATGCAAGTCATGCAAGTAACTTTCAATTAAACTAAACCTATGGTGAAACTACAACACAAAAAAGTCGCTAATTCCGTTGTACCTCAAGTTGGATACCTTTCATAATCCCTCCTTCCAATATGTAACTATCAATAATTACTGTTTCCAGATAAACAAATCAACCTTCaaaaaaattgaagaaaacACCGAGAAGAATACGCCAGAGAAAGGCAGAGCAACAATTATCTTTTCCCTCAAGAATGAAGTGGGAGGACTTGTAAAGGCACTCAAACTCTTCCAAGTATGGACATGTTTTGATACTAAGCTTTTCAATTCTTTAACTGTAGTTTGGTCATCTAAATTGTACAAACTGTAGTTTGTGTACAGaggaatattttttccccagtaTTTAGTTGATAGCCACATCCACACCACAGTTGAGTCACAGTTGAACTGGAGGGTAAACTTAATGCTGAGTCTTATGATCTGTTGCAGGAAAATCATGTCAACCTTGTGCACATCGAGTCCAGGAAATCGAAAAGGCGCAACTCAGAGATTGAAATATTTGTGGACTGCGATAGCAACCACGAACAACTCAATGAAATCATCCAGCTGCTGCGGAAGCACGTGAACGTGGTGGACATGGAGCCGCCAGATAATTCCTATATACAGGAGGAAGGTTAGTTATATACAGCTTTTAGGACCCCACATAATGCAGGTTGTTATCCCATTTCTGATTCACACAACTCTTTCCAGATATGCATAATGTACCGTGGTTCCCAAAGAAAATATCTGATTTGGACAAATGTGCTAATCGTGTCCTGATGTATGGTTCTGATTTGGATGCTGACCATCCGGTATGTATAGGAAGGACCAAGTTCATCTCGTTCCACTTTTACACTCTTCAAAAACTTCTCATTTGTTTGACAGGGTTTCAAGGACAATGTCTACCGCAAAAGGAGAAAGTATTTTGCAGATCTCGCGAGGACCTACAAACAGTAAGCTTTTGTTAAGACTTATTTCGATATTAGGTGAATGTTTTTCTTGTGAGTGACGGGGGGATTTCGTGTTATCCGCAGTGGTGAGCTGATTCCTCGTATAGAGTTTACAGAGGAGGAAGTGAAGACATGGGGTGTTGTGTACAGAGAGCTCAACAAGTTGTACCCCAGCCACGCTTGTAGGGAATACTTGAAGAACCTACCACTGCTGTCCAAATACTGTGAATGTCGAGAAGACAACATTCCCCAACTGGAAGATGTCTCTCGCTTCCTCAGAGGTGAGTTTCATTTCATCTAAATATGTCATCATATTGAAtctattttcaattttaaaaaaaaaaaacaaaaaaaaacctgcttgTGTTCTTCAGAACGCACTGGGTTTACCATCAGGCCTGTGGCTGGTTACCTGTCCCCTCGTGACTTCCTGGCCGGTTTGGCCTTCCGTGTTTTCCACTGCACCCAGTATGTGCGGCACAGCTCTGACCCCTTATACACCCCGGAGCCGTGAGTATTACGCAGCACGCAAATTAGAAGAAGAAAGCAGGCATTCATGCGAAAGTGCCTTGCTGGTCATTATCCAGAGACACGTGCCATGAGCTGCTGGGTCACATCCCCCTGCTGGCAGAGCCCAGTTTTGCACAATTTTCCCAGGAGATCGGTCTGGCTTCGCTGGGAGCCTCGGACGACTCTGTTCAGAAACTGGCCACAGTAAGTGACCTTGCTGAAAACTATAATCCAATCCGTGCTTTCATACTGTATTTTCGTaacttttttctgtctttttctaTCAGTGTTATTTCTTCACAGTGGAGTTTGGCCTATGCAAACAGGAAGGACAGCTGAGAGCCTATGGGGCTGGACTGCTCTCATCCATCAGTGAGCTTaaggtaaaaaaacatttgttgaacTGGAACCCCAACAAGAACAAACAATTTcaatctggatttttttttctctctcattttaattttaatatttgttcaatTCAAAGTGTCTAGTTTCTGTATATTTGTCCGTGTTCTAAGCTGTTTTACATTATGAATTATAAAACTAGTAGTTTGTAGTGtgcatttgaaatatatctttcaTGACACAGATCCTGGAACATTTCTCAATCAaagatgccatttttttctgcatCTATAGTAAAGTATAATGGTttattgcatccatccatcaattttctgcaCCACtgttcctcactagggttgtgggtgagcctggcggggtacaccttgaatggatcgccagccaatcgcagggcacatacagaaaaCCACCCATTCACAcatcaatttagagtcttcaattaagtgAGGAAtcgtgtttttgaaatgtgggagatAGCCttagtgcctggagaaaacccacacaagcacaggcaGAACATGCCAAATCTTAGGagtgtgaggtggatgtgctcaCTATTCGTCCACCCTTGCTGTCGCTATTGTTTCTTCCTTGCACTGAAATTGGTTTAGTGCATTTTGAGTAATCCTGCGACCTAAAAAAAGAActacagtaaaataaacaagcaataatgaaaggtttttatttcaaggagcataatacagtatgtttgcatTGAAAACATATTAAGCTCCTTCGTGAAGGTATAACATATAGTGACATGGTTTATCATTGAATATTGCAAAGCAATGCCCAACCTCAGCGATACTTGGTAATTATTGGTATGGTCTAATTCCCGGTCAATTGACAGGCAATCAGTCCAAGGTGTCCATCTCAgtatacaaaatgtactagttCTCACAAACACACGGTAAATATCAATAAGCCAAGACCTATAATTGTGCACATGATATCctttttattaaacaaaacctGTAATAAGATTTTAGATTAAAAGTCCCATTTTCTCAATCGCAATGATCAGATTCAATTAAATGTGTGTCATTGCTAAAGTGTATTACTCTCTTTTGTAGCATGCACTTTCTGGAAAATCAAGGATCATGCCATTTGACCCCAAAGTAACATCCAAACAAGAATGCATCATTACAACCTTTCAGGATGTTTACTTTGTGTCAGACAGCTTTGAGGAGGCCAAAGTCAAGATGAGGTAAACATGTTCTGCTTGTGATTCTTCTTCCAAATGTCAGATTATGAGGACATTGTGAGACAGCCATTGTCGTATCACATGAGTAAAAGTACTTTATCTTGTTTCTTTTAGGGAGTTTGCCAAGACCATCAAGCGTCCCTTCACAGTACGCTACAACCCCTACACTCAGAGTGTGGATGTGCTTAAAGACACTCCCAGCATCAACAGCGTTGTGGAGGAACTTCGACATGAGCTCGACATTGTGGGCGATGCTCTGAACCGCCTCAACAAGCAGCTCGGAATCTGAAATTTCAAAGCCTGTCTGTGTCACGCCCCCAAGCGCAGCTCTAGACATGCTGCTTGTATATCACCTTTGtcatcggaatcagaatcatcttgatttgccaagtatgtcaaaaacacacaaggaatttgtctccggtagttggagccgctctagtacgacaacagacagtcaattgacggagaatacttttgagacctaAAGACactgggaaaaacaaacaaacaaaaaaacagtcactgagcaataaaaggttgctagtaatctggtaatgccggtacaacaTTACAATGAATGTGACCTCATtttagcaaaaaacaaaaaacaaaaacacaaacctttATGTCCCTCCTATGCGATACACGGCTTTCCCAGTGTGCAGAGACACACCTGCTATCATATCAGTGAATTGCACAAACCCAAAGAGCACTCTATTTTCACTCAATTGGCGTCTATCCAGCGACCTGTCTGTATGCTTTTGTACCTACCCCCCAAAAAGTCACCCTTGTTGTCCAACCTGCTATTGTACGTGATCAtgagatatattttttaaacttttttgtttcattatccAATTAATCTTCCTCACATCAgtgattaaatataaaatatatcttTGTATTGTTATTGTGTATGTATCATGCATCTGCGTAATATTGAGGGAAATTGTACGAGCAATGTTCTGAAAGTATTTTGGTGGTTTATGATAACAGATTTAGCCCATGCACCTCAACCTACATTATtttacagtaaaacattttaatactaTACCTCCAATTAAAGTAGATACTGTATAATTAGGCCCACAgcacttttgaaatcaaaatgattttCTACATAtcaatatatacacataatatAGGGTATGTAtgcaaatattacaagaatgtgTTCATGACTTCATTGCTTCAACTGGGTAAAATTGTAAGGGTATAAGTTTAGaatttgtactgtataaatatttgtattcatttgctggattaaatgaaaatattatttgaatCACCTCCCTTTGGTCTTCCAGTTCAGGGAGAGGATTGGTTGGTTTcataacacaataaaaaaaatatgcatgtacaAATGTACACACTACTCTGCTTGGAAATACAGTGCGGTACAATATCATTGCGTAAGCATGTAGTACGACAGTGTCGCGAATCATCCCAACGCTGTCATTTACGGCCATGGCAACTAGCTCGCGGCAGGATTTTTGTTTACTCGCGTGGGTAAGTTTGTAACCtcacatttattgtatttatttgaagttagttgtgtttttgttgcatttcgTGAATGTTGTTATGCTGTTATAGTTTcgctgaagcttttttttttttttttttcctacggTTAGCTTAAACGATGAGTTGGCTTCAACGCCAACTACGCGGCGAGCTTCAagaaattattaaataataattatatatatatatatatatatatatatatatatatatatatatatatatatatatataaaaataaataaataaaaaagctgcTGGGTGACTTTGAATGGTAACTATGTCTGTCAGGGGGCCAACAGCTATGGGCAGCATGGACAGGGACATGAGGAGGACCAGGCAATCCCTCGGCTCTCGAACAAGGCTGTCCTACATGGAAGAACCATCCGGGCTGTGAGCGGTGGCGGTGGCCACTCGGTGGTTGTCACTGGTACGTCATCATTATTAAAAAGCTCTCTGGTGTCCATTCACGCATTTTCAACACCATTGGTTGTCAATTGTTGTCCCACCCCGGAACTTGCATTTTTCAGTTGTTGCCAAGTCGCAACTCAATTTCACAAAAGTTaggaacaataaagaacatgtaTTGTTCAAAATTAGCCTTTGAAAACGTATGAATACCATATTTTTAATCATACAGTAAGTACTCATGCTTATATTGTCATGGACGGCAATGCcataagggcagatcccaaaaaatagactctaGGTAAGAGGTCAGAAAAAATGTTATTCAAcgacagagcatgtgatggcgagacatactaAGCTAAAgggactcacaaccagagagaatcaaaaaacagataacgcagggagacatgACAAAAGGTCCGTTTGGTAATATCGTAGAGAACCTAAATTGGGACGGGGGACAGACGTCGgcggcaaaaacgagtgaatgttccgacacccacacactgtcacggtgccccctaaaaaggctcaTGATTACAATTCATGACagcacacatatagacaatcattcacaatCACGTGAATATCTTCATCAATTCAGAGCAGAGGTGGCAGTAAgacacatatgtgcaagtcatgaGTAAGTCTCAAGccttaaccttcaagtctcatgCATGTCCCGAATTACTGTGGCAGAACTCAAGCGAGTCAAAAGTCGACTCTTCTGTTATACAATCTTGCCTACTCGCATATATTCACACATTAGCACTTTGCACTTGCATAAGTCAACTCTACTgacacattcacaatcacatacaGCTGCtgtaataagtatttaacaattaaGCATTTTTATCACTCTATATACTATGCgctattgacctgaacatttcaccagatgttgggaataactcaagtaatccatacatgcaaaggaagtagaacaaatacgctcagaaattaagttgtgtgtgaaagtattgaacacatgaagaaagggaggtgcaaaagggcatggaaagccaagacaacagctaaaatctatcaataatctaacagaaatccagccccttgtcaatgcaaattaatatcagatggttcagtcctaattgatggcctacaaaaaggtctcattgccaaggtgtgagttaagacacatctcatgatgggtaagcgcaaagagctgtctcaagaccatcgtaaagtaattgttgcagaacataacgatggcattgattacaggcgcatatctaagctactgaatgttccagtgagcacggttagGGCCACAATACGTAAGCGGAAAGCCATTTATACCACA includes these proteins:
- the tph1a gene encoding tryptophan 5-hydroxylase 1a isoform X2, which codes for MFSGALHTWIHRKMLTRVVCATLERQNMINKSTFKKIEENTEKNTPEKGRATIIFSLKNEVGGLVKALKLFQENHVNLVHIESRKSKRRNSEIEIFVDCDSNHEQLNEIIQLLRKHVNVVDMEPPDNSYIQEEDMHNVPWFPKKISDLDKCANRVLMYGSDLDADHPGFKDNVYRKRRKYFADLARTYKHGELIPRIEFTEEEVKTWGVVYRELNKLYPSHACREYLKNLPLLSKYCECREDNIPQLEDVSRFLRERTGFTIRPVAGYLSPRDFLAGLAFRVFHCTQYVRHSSDPLYTPEPDTCHELLGHIPLLAEPSFAQFSQEIGLASLGASDDSVQKLATCYFFTVEFGLCKQEGQLRAYGAGLLSSISELKHALSGKSRIMPFDPKVTSKQECIITTFQDVYFVSDSFEEAKVKMREFAKTIKRPFTVRYNPYTQSVDVLKDTPSINSVVEELRHELDIVGDALNRLNKQLGI
- the tph1a gene encoding tryptophan 5-hydroxylase 1a isoform X1, which translates into the protein MYSNRIDGPRRGRSFDSMNIAYEEKLLHNEINKSTFKKIEENTEKNTPEKGRATIIFSLKNEVGGLVKALKLFQENHVNLVHIESRKSKRRNSEIEIFVDCDSNHEQLNEIIQLLRKHVNVVDMEPPDNSYIQEEDMHNVPWFPKKISDLDKCANRVLMYGSDLDADHPGFKDNVYRKRRKYFADLARTYKHGELIPRIEFTEEEVKTWGVVYRELNKLYPSHACREYLKNLPLLSKYCECREDNIPQLEDVSRFLRERTGFTIRPVAGYLSPRDFLAGLAFRVFHCTQYVRHSSDPLYTPEPDTCHELLGHIPLLAEPSFAQFSQEIGLASLGASDDSVQKLATCYFFTVEFGLCKQEGQLRAYGAGLLSSISELKHALSGKSRIMPFDPKVTSKQECIITTFQDVYFVSDSFEEAKVKMREFAKTIKRPFTVRYNPYTQSVDVLKDTPSINSVVEELRHELDIVGDALNRLNKQLGI